The Zymoseptoria tritici IPO323 chromosome 4, whole genome shotgun sequence genome includes the window CTTGCATAGGATCTTCGGGAGGTCGCTGGCGATTTTAGCGATCGTGCAGGTCGCTTTGGGGTTGACATTGTATGGATCGCCGAAGGTGTTGTTCATACTGTATACCCTGTGGGTGGCATTCCTCATCTTTGCGTACTTGGCGTTGGAGTATCGGAACAAACCACGGATAGGAGCGGGAGGACCAGGACCGCATTCTGATTATCGTTCGGATTATTACTCGGACTATACTGGAAGCTACTTGAGTGGTAGTCGTACGGACGTCACGCGAGATCGGCGGGGAAGGAGTGAAGAGCACTCGAGCTGGGGCAAAAAGCTGCTGGCCGGCGCGGGTGCGTTTGGAGCGTATAAGTGGTTTCAAAACAGACGGGACAAGGGCCGTGGAGACAGAGACGATGAGTCGAGTGATAGTCGAAGTCGCATCCATCGTCCTGAAAGCACTCTTGGACCTGGAGATTCGACGATGACACCAACACCGTACGGCAGGGCGCAAACTCCTGCGAGGAGGAATTCGAGCAGACCCCCGCCGGCGGGAGGATATTCTGGACAGAGACCTCCAAGCCGAGGCGATCGTCATCGACCTGTTGCCTCCGAATCGTGGGACGACAGCGAAGTCTTTGACGAGAAACACAACGATCGAGCAGATCACACGTGGCGGAATCGCATCCTCGGAGCTGGAGCAGGACTCGCCGCTTTCCAGGGCGTCAAGAGTCTTTTCGGCAGCAAGAAGCGGCGGAAGGAAGGATATGTGGACTCGGATGTCAGCTACCACAGACCGCCCCCAGGGGGCGATCACAACTTTATCAGTCAGACGGATGTCTCGCGTGTTGAAGCAGGTCAAGCTCCGTTTTCGCCGGATGATCCCAGAAGACAGCATCAGTCGAATATGGCTGCTGTGACTCCCGTGACGCCCACAAGACGACCGCACGGAAGGCAGCATAGCGTGGACTCGTTTTCGGAGGAAGCCAGCTATGCGAgccgtccgcaagggcagaGCGCAGGCAACGGCATGGGGCTCAAAGAAAGCATGGCCGTCATGGGCGCAATAGCAGGGCTCAAAGACTGGAATCGGCGGAGGAAAGACCGCATCGAGGACGAAAGGCAGGAAAGACTTCGACGTGAAGAGCTGGCGCATGAGGAGCAGTTCAATCGTCGCCATTCACATCGATACCCTAGACCTCAGGATGCGAGTGGGAGACGACACAGCAACTCGGGCACTGTTATGACTGGGCCGAGTGGACCCGATCAGCCTGGCAGTATGGCTCAAGGGTCACGACAGTCCTTCAGACCCGATCTCTCACATCCTCCATTGCCGGCAGCGGCTGGTGCGGTGCCTTTTGGAAGCGCTCCAACCGCTGAGCCTCATCCGCAACCGCCGTATCCTCAGCAAGCGTACCCGccacagcaacaacagcagacACAGACGCAGACGCAAAACACCACGGTCATGTTCGACCTGCCCCCACCACCCCCTGGACCACCGCCGAATACAGTCCGGCCAGACTAccaaccaccaccgcccGGCTCACTACAAATGCCACAACCTGCAGTCAACCCGGACCCGTCGAGACTATTCTCAACCCAGAACTCAACCCACGACTTCGCGACCGGCGTCGCCACAGGCGCAGCAGCAGGCTACGCAGCCGGCCACCACCGCACCCATTCCGAATCACCTTCCCGGCACAGCCACAGAGACGACTCACGACCCAGACCACCACGACATGGCGGTGGTCGACGAAACAGCGACACCTCCGCTACCATGTCCCAGGCTAATACCGGCTCCATTGTACCGGGTGCCagccctcccgtcgcggtAAAAGTCAATATGCACCCCGACGGCCGCCACGTCACCCTCCGCCGGCtgaacgaagaagaagccgccgccgagcGGGCAGCGAGACGCAAAGAGCGCAAGAGCAGACGGAGCTCCAGTCTCAGCtccggcggcgaagaggccTTAGCTGGAACGGGACGATACCGTCGTGGCAGCGTCATGCGTCCTTCAAATCAGCAGCCCATCACTAATGTcccgccgcctccaccacacGGCATGTCGAGTTCAGCGCTCAATCGACCGAGCCCGGAGTTGAATCTGCCGGTCTTGTCGGCACCGTCGGGTTCAATGCAGGGTTATCCTCCGGTTGCTGCGACGGGACCGGCGGGCAGTGGTGCCTTTGGCAGTCCTCCGGGCGCGGGGACGGATATGGGTACGGGGACGGACGTTAGTGCTTTCGATAACaatcggaggaggaggagggcggagagggcgaggaggatggaggctgcgaggggaggagggggaagggTCGAGTTTGAGTGATGGGATGTTGTTGACTGATTTTACGAGTGATGATGGGTGGGAGGGCGAGTGAGCGTTTCTTGGAGTGCTTGAATGTTCCAGCGATGCATTGCGTGTGAGTTGCCTCCAGTGGCAGCACGCTGGGCGAACGACATAGATGCGAGTGGGAGCGACATAATGATCATGACTTTGCATACGTTTGAAAGCTTCCGTCTGTAAGGTGTCAGTGATTGAGAGTGTTGTTTCCAGAGGGCACGGCTCCATTGCTCTCTATCCTCAACACGTGACTttcggcttcggcgccgGGTTCACCCGTCAGGAACCTCAGAAAGCTCTCACCAACGCCAGACAGACAGCAGCGAGCCATTGAACGTCCAACATTTCACACCACACGCCCCGACATCCACCATGAACTCCCTTCGTGTCGCCCGAAGCGCCCTCCGCGCACGCCCTACCGCTTTCAAGGCCGCTGTTGCGGCTCCGGCTCTCAGGCGCGGATATGCCGATGTTGCGTCGGATAAGATTCAGTTGACGCTGGCTCTGCCTCATCAGGTGCGTTTTCTTTGTTGGGTGGAGGACTGGGGAGGGAATGGGaggggatggaggaggaagaccagTGGAGAAAACCGAGGCAGAGACGAGTGTTGAGAGAATGCCGTGCTGACCAGCGTGTGTGTTATAGGCTGTCTACAAGTCGCAGGATGTGTACGTTCAAGAGCAATGACAACGGAGGTACGAAAGAGAGTGTGAGACTGATGAAGAGATTGAAACAGCGTCCAGGTCAACATCCCCGCCGAGTCCGGAGAGATGGGTGTGCTCGCCAGCCACGTTCCTTCGATCGAGCAGCTGAAGCCCGGTCTTGTGGAGGTGATTGAGGAGAATGGTGGGAGCAAGCAGTTTTTCTGTACGTCTCACGAATCCCGGAGGGCAGAATGAAACATATGGATCGCAAGAATGGGGAGACAAAGAGCAGAGCAGAGGATGGACAAGCTCACAATGCTAACACAGAATCGCAGTGTCTGGTGGCTTCGCAACCGTGCAGCCAGGCTCTGTCTTGAGCATCAACGCTGTGGAGGGATACCCGCTCGAGGACTTCAGCGCCGACGTGAGTAGAGAGATACGCATTTTGCTTGGTGAGGACAGCTATTGACATTTCTTCGCAACAGGCTGTGAGGAACCAGATCGCCGAGGCACAGAAGATTGCCCAGGGAGGTGGCAGTGAGCAGGACGTTGCTGAGGCTAAGATCGAGCTCGAGGTGAGTGCGCAGTGGTTTAATGATGTGTTGTGTTGTACTAATGAATTGATTTTGCAGGTTCTCGAGAGCCTTCAGGCATCTTTGAAGTAGACCATTCGCGTGTATATACCTCTCTGTAAACCATCTGAGCGCATGCGAGAAGTTTGAAGAAAGAACGTTTTAGAATCAGCCAACGAAGTAGGAAGAGCAAAAAGGCACTCGCGGCCTCGATCAACTGGGGCAAGCAGCGACTGCTGTCAACTGGCCACGCCTGGCACATTGTCCCATCTCGCCGGACACCTCAGTCTAGGACACGTCCTGATCGCTAACATTTCTTCACACGCGCCTCGAGTGTGGATTGACCTCCTTCTTTGGCCAGTGGCCATCTCACCATCGCTAGAGTCATTTCCTTCAAACACATGATACGCAACACCCGATAGTGACATTGTACGTGTCGCCAAATGCCCTTCTGGGTCCAGCCGTGCAAATCGGACTCCAGCGAACGAACCGCCAACTCGTCCGTTGGCGAACAAGAGTTGCAGATCGGTCGTTGCAATGCCGAAGTGGACGAAGAGAGCAGTGTGTTCGGATAGCGATGCAACAATGCCCGTACTGTAATGAGACTGACACATTTTCATTCCAGCGTGCGAACATTCGCCGAGCAGCAACAAACCTCTCCCAGAAGACATCGGACGCCAAGTCCATTACTGCGAGCAGCGGGTCCACTTACGCGACGACAGACTCTACGGTCAActcgacgacgagcaggTGGGAGACACGGAGCATCGCATCGTCGGTCAAGAGCATTTGGCGCGGTCGGACACCACGCTCGACAAGGACAAATGGCTCGGGCGAGTCGGGTTTATCCCTCACGACTGTGGCGACGAATGGCTCGACGGCGTCGGCTCAGTCGCTCACGGGTGCTGCTGCTCGCGAATCGACAGTAAAAGAGGAGCCGGTTCCGCGGGAGGTGACCATCGAATCGTTGCAGTCACAGAACTTGTGGCACAGTCCGAAAGGCAAGAACGAGGAGCCTGCATCCGCACCACAAGTTACGCCGTCCAGACCGGCGTCACGGAGGCCATCAATGACTCCAATCGCCGAGTGCAGTACGTCTACAACGTCGATCAAGACAAAGGCGTCTACAGTCAAAGTGGCCCAAGCATCGCAACGCGGAAAGGTCTATCCAGCATCATTGGGTCGATTCTCGGAGGACCTGCCCCAAAGCGAGCCACAGGAGCAACACTCTTACGAGCCCAGTGGTACGGACAGCCGCGATTGGGAGTCGCAGGTGGCTTCGTACACTCCGAGCATCAGTACCAGAGCGACCACGCTGAAGAAGCGAACACGCATCAAGGCCAAAGTGCGATCCATCTGGATGGCGGTGTCGACGCCGAGCCGCCAAAACCGCAACGACCTGCCATCCGCACCAGCACAGTAAAGGTCGCCGATCGCGTGCGTAATCTTGAGTTGAAGCAAGTTCAGTCCAGGCAGACATTAAGGAAGAGCACAGCTGGAGACGGACCTCCTGAATTGCTTGGGAAGAGTGGAGATGGGAATGTTCCGTTGGTGTTCCCGTTGCATGTCAAAAGATTCGTCCGGAGACAACGCAATGGATCGCCTTTGAGACCTGAAACGCCATTGTACCAATCGGACCCGGATCAGAATTCCATCATACATTCACCACTTCCGCAGCGTACCATTCCGCAGATCAAAACTCCGAAGACCCCGGTGGCTTCATCCTCGCCCGGCATGCTGGCTGTAGAGAAATCTCGAGAAGGATGGAGCGAGGACAAAGCACTCGCAGTGTCACGCATTCGACCAAGCCCGTTCATGCATCTCCACGGAACTCGTGGACATTGCGTGAGACACGGTCGTAAATTGGGGCAGAGCAGAGCAGAGTTCCAAGGCACCAAGGAAATGTTTGAGAAGGGCAGAAGTGGTGCGTATATTCCTACCGGCTTGCTTGTTCGTCGTCAGATGGATGCGACGAGTCCGTGGCGTTTCACAGCCGGTCATAAATTGACGAAGACAGCAGACATCCAGCCGAAGTCTGAGAGCGATGCTTGCCCTGACTGCATCACTGAGTTGGGTATCCAGAAGAACGAGATCTCTCAAGCGACGATCAGCACTATTCGACAGAAGATCAAGCAGCAGCCGCCGACTGCCGCGCCGATTCCGCAAGAGACGGTTGTTGTGCAGCCACCGTTCAAGATTTCTGCGACACCACAGCCTCGAGCAGCCACGAAGCCTCCAGTCGTTCCTGTCACAAGGATTCCTGGCGAGCAGCCTGTTGTCCTCCACGCTCAAGGACTTTCTGAGGGAAGCGATGCCGGCGACCTTGTCACTGCTGCCGATCTTGGAGACGGGCTCGACGCCGTGATCTTGGAACGAGGCGGGAGGCTTGAACGGGTCATCATGAACGCACGAAAAGGACCACCCAACGCTGAAGCGATGGAGAAGCTTTCCAAGGAGCTCATCTTGGTCTCCAATGCCATTGCCGCCGCCAATCTCAATCCGAGCCACTCGCAGGTTGATGGAGCATCACCCGTGGGCAACGATAGAGCAATGGTCGTCGACACACGTCATGGTCGACAGCAATCTATGCCCGAGCTCCTTAGCATGATCGACGAGGCCGCAGGCGGACTTAATTTAGGCATTGCTCGAGCTCGGGGGGATGTTCAGTCAACTGATTCAGAGCTTCTTACCACGAGGGATGATGTCCGCGAACGATCACAGTCTCTTCTGACCACAGACGCGGTCAGCATTGTTCACGAGGTCAGCAGTGGCTCTGCCCTCTCTCCAGAATCACGTATCGCAAATCGTCAACGGCTGGACCAAGACATCGCCGCGGTGCGATCTCACATTGGTCCATTCGCTGCCGGTCAGAGAAACGACGCCCCCGCAGGCAATGCTCTGCCGTGTCGCACCGTTCACTGGCCAGTACCCGGTGCTCCTACGCTCCACATCAATAGTCCACCTCCTCTGAAGCGCAGCGATTCTGACTTAGCACGTGTTGCATCGCCGGACCTACCTATCAAGATCCAGATCGATTCATCTACGTCCACGCCAACCCTAACACCAGACGCCACACTGACCAGACATGATCCTATTCCACCACCTACATCGCCGCTCCTCTCACCTGCACTTTTCACTCCATCGACCTGTGCCTCCACGCCGGAAGCCAGCCCGATTCTCCTAAAGCCCGATACGCCCTATCCGCAAGTCGCAACGACGTCCAGACTTCAAGCTCCATCCTCCGTCACTGGAATATGGCCTACTTTACCTTCGCAAGCTCGTGCGGACACGCAGGTCATTCGCGCGGCGATGCGCATGGAGAAGAATAAGACCGCACAGGAAGCTGCTGCTACGGAACGGGCGGTCAGGAAGCAGAGGCAGGTTAGTGCGCAGGCGAGAAAGGCGTTGAGCTAGAGTGAATATGACTACTGTACCTGTGATGTGACTTTTGAGTGCTTCTTTGTCATGTATCTGGCGTTTGGCTCGTCTATTTAGTGATTCACCGACCTGCGTCTGCAATCATATCTCAACTGTTCGACCAATTCAAGTAGAATGCCTCTACGACTCAATCTCCTGCGAACTACGCAGAGCCTCCTGCATCGTCTGCTCGCTGTCAGCTCCAAAGCCCTCGCTCTCATGCACAGTAGTCCCAGAAAGCCGCGATTCATCCCCGTCGTGCGAGCCATTCTCGGCGTGCTCTGCATCGAGCTGAGCAGTTGCCGCTTCGCGACGAAGCTGAGCATCAGACTTTGGCTGTGGATCGGCCACCACGCCGGCGGGCATGAGTGGCGGGCCATCCTCGTCGCTGtcgagttggaggaggtAGGTTTCCCATAGTTCGATGAGCTGTGAAAATGAAAATCATCAGTATTCCGTGCGCGTAATCTCCGAGCTTCTGCACCACGTACCTCTTTCTGTGCCTCGATTGCACTCTCCAGGAACGTCTCAACTCCACTCTTGAAGTCTTCCACTTTCTCCCGCTCGAAACGATCCAATTCCGTACGCATCAATCGACCCATGTCCTCAAACAGCAAGCGGCTGGCGTGAACTCTCCTCTCCGCATCGTTGACGTCCGCTTGCATCTGGCCGATGCGATCTTGCTGCGAGCGCCCGGCTCTGAGGAGTTTGTCTTGCTGTTTCTTGATCTCTTGAAGTTTTGACTCCGCCGAGTGCCAGGAGTGGTAGGCTTTCTGTCGCTGCTCGAAGGACTTCTTGACGGAGCCGATGAGCCGGATGTATTCGTCGATCACGATGCCGAGGGTGAGAATGTCTTGCATGGCTTGACGCTGGTACAGTTCTTGGATCCGCAGCTGGAGGTCGCCGAGGGATTCGAGAGGTCCGGATAAGCTAGGAGAGAGCTCGACGGCTGCGAGGTTGTGTAGAGAAATGCTGAAGTCGCCGCATGCATCTGAAAGACCTTTTCGCTGCGCAACAACTGTGTCTGTGCTCTTCTGCAGCGCTTTGAGCTGGTTCTCCAACGCATCCAAGTAGATCCGTCGGTCGTGGAACCAGTCGTCGTGCTCGACGAACTTGTTGCTTGATCCTACACTTCCAAGACCAATGCTCGACATGATGCCTTTCGACTCGCTTCCGCCGAGAAGAGGATCCTTTCCTGAGTGCTTGATGGCCACGTTGAATGTCTCGCTCTCCAAGAAGATCTTGAGGTCTCCGTCGCTTTGCAGTATAGGGTGGGCCGCGATCTTGTTTATCATACGCTCCAATGCCATTCTTCTTGACTCCACGAAGTTGTTGTCAAAGCGACCCATCGCTTGCTTTTCTGGTGGGGGTGGTACCACCACACCTGGATTGTTGTCGTGCATTCGTTCGTATAGCCAGAGAAAGTCCCGGTATCGTCTTGTCACGGTGAAGCTGGAGTTCATGTACGCCTTTGAGGAAGTCCGTGTGATGACACTGTACACTGTGTGACTTGTTGCCGCATTGCCCACGGTATGAGGATCGCCGACTGTTATTGAAAATGTCGGCTTTGATGCCTGCTCCACGGAGACTGAAGGTTGCGCCTGCCTGACCCGACCATCAAACTCCGTAGGCTGTACTGGCGGCGGTATGCGCGGACCACCATACAGCGAAGATGCCACATCGTCATCGTAGTCTGGGCCACGCAGCGATGAGCCAGACGCGGAAGTGGTTGGCCGGCTGCTGGCGGATTGTCTTGTGCGGGACGCGAGCTCTTTCACTGGTGGTGTAGGCGCGACTGGCTCTTCAACAGGCTCTTGGCCTAGAGGACCTAGCGGTCCCATGGAGTCATCCAGACTCTCGAGTGTGGTCGATTGCGCGAGGGCTACATGTCGGCGTGGGGTTCGGGATTTGGATGGAGCTGGCTTCACGCCTGCGGCGATGTTCGGAGTCGATTGCGAGAGAGAGGGCGAGGCAGGCATCGGATCTTCATATGTGGTAAGTCACTGCTGCAAATCGTGGCTCGACAATGGTGTTTCCATACCGGACGTGGCCTGCGCATCTTCTGCTGCCTTGACAAGGCTGTGGTGGGAGTGACTGCGAGATGGGACATCTGTTGCACGCAAACGCGGTCAGTACGGTATCACGACAATGCTTCTGTTTATTCGTACCGTCCCACGGTGAGCTTCCCTCATCCATTGCGTCCCACGGGTTGATGATCTGGTTGAAGTGGGCCATGTCTTCAGCGACGCTCGAGGTCCACCTCAGCTTAGCGGGACAGTTCCGTGATCGACGAGGTGCGTGTTCAATCAACTTCGTGGTCTCTCGGTCTCGATTTTTCGATAGATGTTGGTTGTCAGAATACCTCAAGAGCACCCATGACTCTACGTATTGGGGCCATATGAGCCGGGCGTGGTTGGTTTCGTGCATGGATCACCTTGCTTTGACCTCATCAATCACTACTTGACGCCAAACTACCAGATATACGGAAAATCATGCTATCGATCATGACATTTGGGCTAACTAACCACACCTACTACTTCGCCTTTCCGTTCGcctgctcttcctcagcCGCTTCCCACACGCACCGATCACACATGCAGTCTCCTCCGAGGGCACCCGAAGCCCACTCCCTTCGATCCTTGACCGACAGCTCAATATCACAATAGTGATTCAACACCTCCTCACCCTTCTTTATGCCGGCCCGTGACTTCACGACTTTCTTCCCGTCCCGGCCAGTCCAAGGAACCCTCTCGTCAGTCGACCAGAATTTGATGCTTCCACCCCACTCCCAACGGACATTCGGGTCACAGCTGTGGTTGGCGAGACACCACATTGGGTGCACGGCGCTGACCTCGGGACCACGTATTGCCGTTCCTCCAGTGCCCGATAGTCTGGCTGATGCGGTTCCTCGGAACTTGGCATACAAAGTGTTGAAAACCCACACGTCGTATTGTGGATTGGcgaagatgtcgatgtcCATCTTTTCCAGCATGTGGAATGGAAGCCGAATGTTGTACTGGAAAGAGAACGGCAATCGTCGTGGCACAAGACAAGAGTCGGGACTGAGGAAGTCCTTGTATGGCAGCTTGTCGCTGGCCTCCGGGCTCAGATCTCCCCAGATGAAGCGCACCTCAGGTAGGTCAAGTGGATGCCACTCTACGGTCTCTGACATGGCAAGAGCACGCAGAAGCAGCAGGGCATAGAGCGAGTCTGCAGCTTCTGCAGGGGGGACGTCTTTCGCGATGGCCTCGACGTCTTTGCCGCAAAGAGCGTCGTGGTATGTGTCGACCGCCGCTTCCCAGCACCACTGGCTGCAGAACACGACT containing:
- the MgVPS5 gene encoding Vacuolar protein sorting-associated protein Vps5 (Vps5 C terminal like. Vacuolar protein sorting-associated protein Vps5); translated protein: MDEGSSPWDDVPSRSHSHHSLVKAAEDAQATSDPMPASPSLSQSTPNIAAGVKPAPSKSRTPRRHVALAQSTTLESLDDSMGPLGPLGQEPVEEPVAPTPPVKELASRTRQSASSRPTTSASGSSLRGPDYDDDVASSLYGGPRIPPPVQPTEFDGRVRQAQPSVSVEQASKPTFSITVGDPHTVGNAATSHTVYSVITRTSSKAYMNSSFTVTRRYRDFLWLYERMHDNNPGVVVPPPPEKQAMGRFDNNFVESRRMALERMINKIAAHPILQSDGDLKIFLESETFNVAIKHSGKDPLLGGSESKGIMSSIGLGSVGSSNKFVEHDDWFHDRRIYLDALENQLKALQKSTDTVVAQRKGLSDACGDFSISLHNLAAVELSPSLSGPLESLGDLQLRIQELYQRQAMQDILTLGIVIDEYIRLIGSVKKSFEQRQKAYHSWHSAESKLQEIKKQQDKLLRAGRSQQDRIGQMQADVNDAERRVHASRLLFEDMGRLMRTELDRFEREKVEDFKSGVETFLESAIEAQKELIELWETYLLQLDSDEDGPPLMPAGVVADPQPKSDAQLRREAATAQLDAEHAENGSHDGDESRLSGTTVHESEGFGADSEQTMQEALRSSQEIES